Within the uncultured Draconibacterium sp. genome, the region ACATAAGCAGGAACTGTTCCATATTTTGCAGGAGGTGTTATTTTCATTGATTCTGGCTGTGGATTTTGATTTTCCGGAAGCAATGAATAGCCATCGTCGGTTGTTTTTGCCACTAGCCCGTCCGTTATTCCCGGTTTCGATTGGTATTCAACCACAACTACTGAAACATACGGATCCGGCTCGTCAGCAGGCAAAGCAATTTGTGTAAATGCACCGGAGTGCGAAAAGGTGAGCAGTGATTTCTGCTTATCGGCCAGCAAGTATATTTTTTCGGGAGTGGCAGTAATACCCGTTAGATTCAGATGTTTGTTCAGTGGCCAGTTGTATACAAGCAGAAACAATTTGAAGTTGTTTTCATCTTGTTTGCAAGTTATTTTTCCCCAGTCGTGCAAGTCTTTGTTCAGGTCGAAAGCTTCTGCACCGTAAATCGATTCTCCGTTCATCCGCAGCCATTTCCCCATTTCAAGCATGCGCTGCGAAATTTCGTAAGGAACATCGCCGTTGGCACGTGGCCCGATATTCAGCATAAAATTGCCATTCAAGCTAACGTTACCGATTAAGGATTTTAATAATGTTGTTGTTGATTTCCATTGCGAATCTGAAGAGTGAAATCCCCACGAATGGGCAACTGTTGCCGGTGATTGCCATGGGAAATCTTCCTTTTTGTCGCCAAGTTGGTTATCTCCCAGTGTTTTGTAATCAATGTCGGGATCTTCTTCAATCGACAAACCCAAACGAGAATTAACCAGACAATTGGGCTGTAACTCGCGTATCAATGATTTTAACTGAAGTAATTGTTCTTTGGTAACAATACTTTCGGAGTGATGGATCCACATATCAAACCAAAGCATCGAGATCTCTCCGTAATTGGTTAGCAACTCGGTGATTTGAGGTATTACTTTCTGCTGCCAGTATCGGTCGTAATCGCTTTCTGATATTTTATAAATCTCGCGTGTATGATCCCAGCCCAGCGGGTGTTCCCAGTCAACCCAGTGCGAATAGTACAGACAAAGTTTAATACCATGCTTTTTACAGGCTTTAGCCATTTCTGCAATAATATCACGTTTGGGATTGGTGTAATTTCCCAGATCGTAATCACTTACTTTGCTGTCCCATAAACCAAAACCATCATGGTGCTTGGCAGTAATAGTAATGTATTTCATTCCTGACTTTTTAGCCAGAATTACCCACTTTTCGGGATCAATTTCGTCCCATTGAAAGCCGTCAAGAAGTGTAACATATTCGTCTCGATCAATTCTGTTTCGGTACAAGATCCATTCGGCGTAATCGTTGTCGTTACGTAGTTTTTCACCTTTCCAGTAACCTTCGGCACCACTGTAAACGCCCCAGTGAATAAACATTCCAAAGCGCGAATCGGTGAACCATTGGGCGCGTTCATTGGTATTTTTCTGGCCAAATGAAATTAAACTGCAAAGCAGGCAAACAAAAACAATCAGGTTTTTCATAAGTTGGTTAGTTAGTTTTAATATGTAGTCTATAGCTACGACAAGCGGGTTTTAAAATCTTCGTATTTAAATTTTCGAACGATGTTAAGTTTATCGTCTTTTGTCCAAATGGCAATTGCCGGATGATTTACACCATTAAACATGGTAGTTTTTACCATGGTGTAATGAATCATATCGAGGAAGATGATCTGTTCTCCAATTTGCAGTTCGCGCCCAAAGTCATAAGTTTCCATAAAATCGCCTGCCAGGCAGCTTCCACCTCCCAAACGATACAGGTGCTGACTTTCTTCGGTCGGATCTTGTGCACCAATAATTTTAGGACGGTAGGGCATTTCAAGCGTGTCGGGCATGTGGGCAGTAAACGAAACATCCAAAATAGCTGTTTTAACACCTTTATGCTCCACAATATCCTGAACGGTTGATACCAAAACACCGGTTTCCCAGGCAATGGCACTTCCGGGTTCAAGAATTACTTTTACATCGTATTTTTTTCTGAAAGCCGTGAGCAACTGAATTAAATGTTGGTGATCGTAACCTTTACGTGTCATTAAATGGCCGCCTCCCATATTCACCCATTTTACCTGGTGTAGGTATTTGCCGTATTTGTTTTCCAGGTTTTCCAGCACTCTCTCAAGACTGTACGAATCAGATTCGCATAACACATGAAAATGGATA harbors:
- a CDS encoding alpha-L-fucosidase, with protein sequence MKNLIVFVCLLCSLISFGQKNTNERAQWFTDSRFGMFIHWGVYSGAEGYWKGEKLRNDNDYAEWILYRNRIDRDEYVTLLDGFQWDEIDPEKWVILAKKSGMKYITITAKHHDGFGLWDSKVSDYDLGNYTNPKRDIIAEMAKACKKHGIKLCLYYSHWVDWEHPLGWDHTREIYKISESDYDRYWQQKVIPQITELLTNYGEISMLWFDMWIHHSESIVTKEQLLQLKSLIRELQPNCLVNSRLGLSIEEDPDIDYKTLGDNQLGDKKEDFPWQSPATVAHSWGFHSSDSQWKSTTTLLKSLIGNVSLNGNFMLNIGPRANGDVPYEISQRMLEMGKWLRMNGESIYGAEAFDLNKDLHDWGKITCKQDENNFKLFLLVYNWPLNKHLNLTGITATPEKIYLLADKQKSLLTFSHSGAFTQIALPADEPDPYVSVVVVEYQSKPGITDGLVAKTTDDGYSLLPENQNPQPESMKITPPAKYGTVPAYVAANGVTDFSWKIYVDKPGAKRFDVSYSFQGNRNNSQIVLKAAGQSLYHSVHPTGQTVGEPNQDWHIDNFESNKTGTIDFPEPGYYTIELSILPTEADPIKFQWLWIK
- the nspC gene encoding carboxynorspermidine decarboxylase is translated as MNYKEIPSPAFVLDEKLLRKNLELINSVQQEAGIEIILAFKGFAMWSAFPIVREYLKGATASSLYEARLCFEEMKTRAHLYSPVYLDHEFDELMSYSSHIVFNSVKQFEKYYQRTQAADHKISCGIRVNPEYSDVGTDLYNPSAPGSRLGVGSDEMPEELPEGIEGIHFHVLCESDSYSLERVLENLENKYGKYLHQVKWVNMGGGHLMTRKGYDHQHLIQLLTAFRKKYDVKVILEPGSAIAWETGVLVSTVQDIVEHKGVKTAILDVSFTAHMPDTLEMPYRPKIIGAQDPTEESQHLYRLGGGSCLAGDFMETYDFGRELQIGEQIIFLDMIHYTMVKTTMFNGVNHPAIAIWTKDDKLNIVRKFKYEDFKTRLS